A region of Acropora muricata isolate sample 2 unplaced genomic scaffold, ASM3666990v1 scaffold_750, whole genome shotgun sequence DNA encodes the following proteins:
- the LOC136907636 gene encoding protein LKAAEAR1-like: MMEKSSSKVKFPDIEKTNGRGGEKFQARNWKVLSKKDIQKLPPQQRSKYMAYEPAAKECNEAMSAARKRLKDLEKSRRMHQKPPPFEEVVENERHIKIIGQLKAAEARNRIRLTRLRYQNNRRSEVNHLISCQPTALKAVRLQSLVPPSQEKIHIRDLLVKNERCRVNSLLEDETGLETARILT; the protein is encoded by the exons ATGATG GAGAAGTCTTCCTCcaaggtcaagtttccagacATCGAGAAGACAAATGGGCGAGGAGGAGAAAAATTTCAGGCGAGAAACTGGAAGGTGTTGAGTAAGAAAGACATACAAAAGCTTCCTCCACAGCAAAGGAGCAAATACATGGCT TATGAGCCTGCTGCTAAGGAATGCAATGAAGCCATGTCAGCTGCAAGGAAAAGATTAAAGGATTTAGAAAAGTCAAGACGAAT GCATCAGAAGCCACCACCTTTTGAAGAGGTGGTCGAAAATGAAAGACACATCAAGATTATTGGACAGTTGAA GGCAGCTGAAGCCAGAAACAGAATCAGACTCACAAGACTCAGATATCAAAACAATAGG CGCTCTGAAGTAAACCATTTGATTTCATGCCAACCGACGGCTTTAAAAGCAGTGCGCTTGCAGAGTTTAGTCCCGCCAAGCCAAGAGAAGATTCACATCAGAGATCTACTTGTGAAAAACGAA cgttGTCGAGTGAACAGCTTATTGGAGGACGAAACAGGATTAGAAACTGCACGCATACTCACGTGA